Part of the Scomber japonicus isolate fScoJap1 chromosome 6, fScoJap1.pri, whole genome shotgun sequence genome, CGGCGCCACGGTGACATCATCCAGTGTGACACACCAACTGAGACAGGGAGGGACCAACATGTGTCATTTCCCCGAAGCCTTGAGGAcaaaacatttccatcatttcTGTTTCTACTAATTTAATAAGACTTGAAGGTTTGTTAAGAAACGCCTAAAATGACCAATGAAGGATCTGAGTGATGaatacaaacataaatgcaGCCAGTTGTTCCTTCCAACAGtcgtcaatcaatcaatcaatcaatcaatcagtcaatcaatcaatcaatcaatcaatcaatcaatcaatcaatcaatcaatcagtcaatcaatcaatcaatcagtcaatcttcCCTGATACAGCAGCTTTCATGTCCATGTTTCGATGTGTTCAATCCCACGTCGACGTCCGTGATGTGTTCAATGCCACGTCGACGTCTGTGATGTGTTAAATGCCACGTCGacgtctgtgatgtgttcaatgcCACGTCAacgtctgtgatgtgttcaatgtCACGTCAacgtctgtgatgtgttcaatgtCACGTCAacgtctgtgatgtgttcaatgccacgtctgtgatgtgttcaatgcCCTGTCGacgtctgtgatgtgttcaatgcCACGTCAacgtctgtgatgtgttcactGTTACGTCTGTGATGCGTTCAATGCCATGTCAACGTCCGTGATGTGTTCAATGCCACGTCAacgtctgtgatgtgttcaatgcCACGTCAacgtctgtgatgtgttcaatgcCACGTCAacgtctgtgatgtgttcaatgcCACGTCGacgtctgtgatgtgttcaatgcCACGTCAACGTCCGTGATGTGTTCAATGCCACATCGacgtctgtgatgtgttcaatgtCACGTCAACGTCTGTGATGCGTTCAATGTCACGTCAacgtctgtgatgtgttcactGTCACGTCTGTGATGAGTTCAATGCCCCGTCGACGTCTATGATGTGTTCAATGCTGCGTCAACATCCGTGATATGTTCAATGTCACGTCAACGTCTGTGATGCGTTCATTGCCACGTCAACGTCCGTGATGCGTTCAATGTCACGTCAacgtctgtgatgtgttcaatgtCACGTCAACGTCTGTGATGCGTTCATTGCCACGTCAacgtctgtgatgtgttcactTTCacgtctgtgatgtgttcactgtcacgtctgtgatgtgttcaatgtCACGTCAacgtctgtgatgtgttcaatgtCACGTCGacgtctgtgatgtgttcaatgcCACGTCGacgtctgtgatgtgttcaatgcCACGTCAACGTCTGTGATGCGTTCAATGTCACGTCGacgtctgtgatgtgttcaatgcCACGTCAACGTCTGTGATGCGTTCAATGCCACGTCGacgtctgtgatgtgttcaatgcCACGTCGacgtctgtgatgtgttcaatgtCACGTCAACGTCCGTGATGTGTTCAATGTCACGTCAacgtctgtgatgtgttcaatgccacgtctgtgatgtgttcaatgccacgtctgtgatgtgttcaatgtCACGTCAacgtctgtgatgtgttcaatgtCACGTCGacgtctgtgatgtgttcaatgcCACGTCGacgtctgtgatgtgttcaatgcCACGTCGACGTCTGTGATGCGTTCATTGCCACGTCAacgtctgtgatgtgttcactTTCacgtctgtgatgtgttcactgtcacgtctgtgatgtgttcaatgtCACGTCAacgtctgtgatgtgttcaatgtCACGTCGacgtctgtgatgtgttcaatgcCACGTCGacgtctgtgatgtgttcaatgcCACGTCAACGTCTGTGATGCGTTCAATGTCACGTCGacgtctgtgatgtgttcaatgcCACGTCAACGTCTGTGATGCGTTCAATGCCACGTCGacgtctgtgatgtgttcaatgcCACGTCGacgtctgtgatgtgttcaatgtCACGTCAACGTCCGTGATGTGTTCAATGTCACGTCAacgtctgtgatgtgttcaatgccacgtctgtgatgtgttcaatgccacgtctgtgatgtgttcaatgtCACGTCAacgtctgtgatgtgttcaatgtCACGTCGacgtctgtgatgtgttcaatgcCACGTCGacgtctgtgatgtgttcaatgcCACGTCGacgtctgtgatgtgttcaatgcCACGTCAacgtctgtgatgtgttcaatgcCACGTCAacgtctgtgatgtgttcaatgcCACGTAAacgtctgtgatgtgttcaatgccccgtctgtgatgtgttcaatcCCACGTTGACGTCTGTGATGCGTTCATTGTCACGTCGacgtctgtgatgtgttcaatgcCACGTCAacgtctgtgatgtgttcaatgcCACGTAAacgtctgtgatgtgttcaatgccccgtctgtgatgtgttcaatcCCACGTTGACGTCTGTGATGCGTTCATTGTCacgtctgtgatgtgttcaatcCCATATTGacgtctgtgatgtgttcagtgCCACGTCTGTGATGTGTTTAATGTCACGTCAACGTCTGCAAAGGCCGGGACATTTGGATTCAACCAGCCTAGAGATGgcatcacttcctgtgcttgtgccagtgtgtgtgtgtgtgtgtgtgtgtgtgtgtgtgtgtgtgtgtgtgtgtgtgtgtgtgtgtgttatctggctgctgcagtataatgaTGTGATGAATAACTGAGTCACATTTCCTCTGTAATTATCCTGCGTCACTGTTTGTTTCTTCGGTGGATTCTATTATTCTCGAGTCTTTCAGCGTCCAGAGGAAATattttccctctgtgtgtgtgtgtgtgtgtgtgtgtgtgtgtgtgtgtgtgtgtgtgtgtttggaaaaCTCTCGTCAAAACAACTTGTTAGTTTCCGTGTGATTGTGATAGTTTATAGtctataaatatgttttaatagcAGATTTTAGtatccttatttatttttagacattttccTATTagctttattttactgttactCCTTCCTTTTTAATATCTGCTGTTTGtcgtctatctttctatctgatCGGGTAAACATTGTGATTGcgttatgaagggatcttctaatggtcagtatgaacaggaggaatcattacacacacacacacacacacacacacacacacacacacacacacagcccagaGGAAGATCATCTCTCTGAGCAGAACAATGTGAGGGGAACATCACACACATGTTACTGTTTTTGATGTGTCTACCAGCAGCCTtcaggtcaggggtcagaggtcagaggtggCAGCATTAAAGGCAGCAGGTCATCATGTTCGGCTTCACGTGACtcactctgctgtttgtttcctgtcatcCCGTCaggaagcgtgtgtgtgtgtgtgtgtgtgtgtgtgtttgtccttcGGCTGTGACAGATTCGGTTTCCTCTCGCTGAGAAAACAAACGTCTTACAGTAAACGAGCGTCTGTGCTGTCAGTTAACGCCGCCGCGGATCATCGGGACCGGCAGCGTCTCCGAGGAGCTGAGTCACAAATGCTCCTGGAGTTAGTCGGCACAAAGGAAGCAGCCGTAAATAACAGACCGTCACGCTGTGTTCAACTCAAGATATCACAGGGTGGTTTTAGCTCAGTGATAAATAGAtaagtgttggtaagatgatgaattcataaatcagttaaactagatttaaaagcagcatcaggtttgttaaaatgtacatttagtatttttgttggttttatatcatttaaatgacatttgcaccatttttttaaccaaaagtaagactgaatgctcctgaaaatgtcaaatggtgtaaccgcaaaagaatgataaatgttaaatattttatccacctagaaagaaagaaagagaaagaaaaaggatgaagagtagaaagaaagaaagcaggaaagaggaggaagaagagacaaAGACCACTAagttagaggaggagagaaagaaagacaaagaaagaaagataaaagaggaagaggagaaggaaagaacaagtaggaggaaatagaaaaaaaaggaaagaggaggaagaagagagagaaagaacacgaagttggaggagaaagaaagaaagaaaaaaaggaggaaagaaaaaagaaagataaaggaggaagagaagaaagagataaagaacCCAAagttggaggaggagagaaagaaagacaaagaaagaaagaaagaaagaaagaaagaaagaaagaaagaaagaaagaaagaaagaaagaaagaaagaaagaaagaaagaaagaaagaaggaaagaaagggcaagggagaaaggatgaagaggagaaagaaagaaagcaggaaagaggaggaagaagagaggaagatcACTAAgttagaggaggagaaaaagaaaggagaaaggaaaaaaaagtaagaaggaaagaaacaaaaaaaagaaaggaggaagagaagaaagaaaggcagaaagaagagaaagaaaggagggaacaAGAGGAAAGGGAAAGAACATGTAGGagaacacagaattgggtgataatttatactttatgcttTTATTAACGGTTAAaattgacccaggaggacaaatgctccgcagcaagacatcatggaggtcaactcccactttattacattatcagattattttcacattttaacctctttaaatttaaataaaccacatggacactaacaAACATCACTGACACAGATATAAGATTATTAGTTAGATTATAATTTTGTTAatccctaatatcagtatcggTCAATTCAgacatctcaggctgttcatctgtttagtaaatagatggtttattatagtaaggTTATAACTTGtgtattatttataggttattatgtaaTATTTAACTGTAAGTGTCTCTTGATCTAAATGAGTTTCATGCTTTTATTAACAATCAAaattgacccaggaggacaaatgctccgcagcaagacatcatggaggtcacgccccactttattacattatcagggttatgagttatttttattaaagtACCAggatattattacattatcaagTTGTACATGGCTAAAACAAAaggtatagtttcatttaaatgaggccatAATTCCCAAAAAATAAGTAAAGTTGGAATTAAGTTGGCTAAGCAAaattgacccaggaggacaaatactccgcagcaagacatcatggggGTCGACACcccactttattatattatcagtttattttcacattttaaccctttaaatttaaataaaccacatggacactaacaAACATCACTGACCCAGATATTTAACccttttctgatattttaaagtcaaaatgattaatcaggTAATTTAGAAACTAAACAGCAGATTCATtactaattaattaaatatctgTCAATGataagtgtgttttattataaatctaCAGTATGACAGGTGCACAGGTGTGTTGAactgttcatattttacacattattttattcattttatttcacatatttctaAGTTTTTTATTAATTCTTTTACTAACCTTTATCTTACATTAAAAACCAGTGGATTCAGTGTAGAAACAGCTGCTTCTCATAAATAACATCCTGATAATCTTAATGACTCATTTATTCCTGTTGAGAGCCGGgaaactttattatttatttctaaatattttcattatgtcCTAAGATAttacttcttttaaaaaacagtattGATCCCTTTCTGGCAGAGTTTGAAGCCAGAACATTTACAGCCTGATGTCACTTTAGATCAATGTCAACGTTTCAGTTACAaattggtgcttttttttttttcctttttggtgTTTCTCAGGATTTTGGACTCCAGAGTTCATCTTGTCAAACTCACAAAACTCCCCAAAAACATTCAACCTTGGCTGAGAACGATCCACTCTgagatgatttatttattatattgtatccGGTCTTGTGTAACTTGACTATCTGCCATCTCTCTGCTGATCCCCTCAGAGCTCCACTGTGGAAATAAGACTTTAGcgttattgtgtttttatcctcCATAATTTAATGTACCGAGCGACTGGAGCCTTGTTCTGGGAACGGCTCAGTGACTGGATCTTCTGTTGAGAATATTTACCACAGATAGAGAATATGACTCAACTCAATCGGTTAAATGTTGAGCATTTCAATATAAAGAGCTGAAGTCTGATTAGTGATTCTGTGAGAACCTCCGGCTCCGTCCCTCAGGGCGGCTTTGAAGTCCGAATCAAACGAACCCTCCTCCAGagatctttattttcactccactttttttgttttaattttttgttttttaaaaatgttcacagccTGTGGTCCTCACTCGGTAGGTGTAGGATTATGGTCCCTGTTCGGTAATAtatacgtgcgtgtgtgtgtgtgtgtgtgctgtttgttgCCTTCGGGACCAGTTGAACAGCTGTTAATGTAAATCAGTCTGAATAAAGAGCTTTTTACTGCAGAGTTTCTGACCTTTCATTCAAACTGCAGTGTTTATTAGacaatttgagaattaatgaaaTAACACTTTGCatgtttgagttttattttgcatcatatttgatacatctggaagtttttgcagtttattttattttagcattcatagcattttttaaaacaaacaaaaacatatgaatACAATCTGGGGCATCATTCTCATTTCACCCATTCCTGCTGCATGGTCTAAAGTTTCTACATATGAAGAaaattattgcattttcactAATAGAATAAAACTTTCACAATTCAGAAACTGTGTTTTTAAGAGACTTCTCTGAGATAATCCAGTCCAGATTTGACCAGCTATGTAGTTGACCAACTTCATTATTTCCAGGATTTTGTGTCACTATAGTCTCTAAAtggatgtttaaatgtgttaaatatgtgttctgagtttgacataccacagaaaccacattgccaaatttgaatgattaaaaaaatcaccaaatatatgaaattaggcttcaaagttgagtaaaaatcagcctctttctctgctcccaaacgctgaagccccgccccctaccaagtgtcacctgtcaatcaaagtcaccacctctaccagaaacatggacgctacgtctgagagttTTCTGCAgctagcttggcagctaacacatctgctagctcggcagctaacacagctgctagctcggcagctaactctgCGGCTAGCTTGGCTTCTAGCTCAGCgactaactggctaactgtagactgtagtagtagtagtgtgtgctgaatgtatttatacctctacagcagcaggggcgggtttatgctaatcaataaatcctgaacacagaaatgttgaaacacagtttgtgaatcctagctccacaattcaaatctaaatggttgaaatgctttttacaccttttttagaaatacatttatgacctatttaatgtgtttagaaggaaatgtctgaattcactttacacagtctttaaagctCAAATCACCAACCTACTAAACTATTTATGTTTGATGATGATAcaaacagataaatgagcttctGTACCTGCTGTATCTCAtctgatacacacatttacaacatatttaGTATTTCAACGCTGCATTGGTTTATCTGTGTACTACATGAATCTGATCTTATTCATCAGGTTTCtcacactgatgatgtaaaGCTCTCTATAACTCAGGATTAAACATGATTCATTTTGTCTCCTTCAGTCCTGGAGATCCTGCAGCTGGTGAAGAAGCGGGACCTCTTCCTGGCCGACTCTCACATCCTGGAGCTGGAGCAGGAGTGCAACGAGGCGGACCGCGACGCCGTGACGCAGCCGGAGGACTCGCTCAGCCCGAGCGTGAAGGACGGCGGCCGCAGGAAGGCGAAGGACGTGGAGCTGCTGTACGAGGAGCTGCAGAAGGAGCTGTGGGCCGTGGTCAGGGAGTCGCTGCGGTCGCCCACAGCCGGGCCAAACCTGGGCCTGGTGGTTCAGgtgagagctgctgctgctgccatggTAACGGTCACAGTGACAGGGGGGGTCGGTCTGGGCTGATTACGGACAGTCCGGACGTTTAAAAATCccaggaaaagaagacagcttTTATCTCGTTAAACTTTGCGACACTTCATCGGTTTACGTAGACTGAATGGCAACTTGCTGCAGTGCCTttacctttgtgtgtgtgtgtgtgtgtgtgtgtgtgtgtgtgtgtgtgtgtgtgtgtgtgtgtgtgtgtgcccaggtgttgcagcaggaggagcaggcgGATAAGGACTGGGCCTCCTCTCCCTGCAGCTCGAGGCCTCGCCGGCTGAAGCAGCGATGGAAGGAGGCGGTGGAGGAAGCAGCAGACGGCTCGCTGCCTCAGAGAGCCGAGTTCACCGCCGGGGAGCTGGCGGGTTACCTGGACCGCCTCCGAGCCCGCGTGGTGGAGGACCTGGGCGCCGCCAACAGGAACGTGGTCTCCATCTACCCCGAAGAGTATCAGCCCTTCCAGGTGAGACGACGTCCGACTGGCTTCATCCAGCGCCACCGTGAGGACGAGACAAGCAATAACAATCctctttgacctttgaccctccaGGTTTACGTGCAGAGCTACCACCAGGCGGTTGCTAGGCGACTGCAGGCCATCACTGACAACCAGCTGGAGATCACTGACATCTACTCTCTGCTGGACTGGCTGCACAACATATACAACAGGTAACAAGCACCAAGAGTTATTTATCTATataatttttattaatatgcaaAATTTGacttcttattcttattttttaagtGCCAAAAATATTAACGGGGATGTCGAAGAGTTAATGATATGTTATAAAATCTGttaaaactagatttaaaagcagcatcaggtttgttaaaaagtacatttagtattttttttggttttatgtcatttgaaattgtgtcattttttaccaaaagtaagactcaatgctcctgaaaatgtcaaatggtgtaaccacagaagaatgatagatattgaatattgtatatatgtgtaaagTGGACTTatagttataatgtaagatcatgccaaactagttgatatggtgttttattgagaatttactgtttttatggttacaccacttagacatttttactataatcctctaatatattctccttccttccttccttccttccttccttacttccttccttcctttattccctccttccttccttccttccttccttctttctgttctcccttccttccaaagcttttatggttacaccacttagacatgtttgccataatcctctaatatattatccttccttccttccttccttccttcctccctccctccctccctaccttccttccttccttcctactttccttcctccctccctcccttcctttattccctccttccttccttccttccttccttccttctttctgtcctcccttccttccaaagcttttatggttacaccacttagacatgtttgccataatcctctaatatattatccttccttccttccttccttccttcattccttccttccttccttccttcctccctccctccctctttcccttccttccttccttccaaagtttttatggttacaccacttagacatttttaccataatcctctaatatattctctctaaatggattaaaagcagaaatttgatgctgggtccacaaaaaaaagaatgtgtgaagttatttatatggacgtgtgtgtgtgtgtgtgtgtgtgtgtgtgtgtgcgttcttGTTCCAGGGACGTTTTGGGGACCGTGTGCATCACCAGCCCCTTCAGCCGCTCCCAGCTCAGCCCTCTGTTGCCCTCGGAGACGGTGGACAGACTGGAGCTGGACTGTCTCAACTCCGTCAGGGTGAgcgacacacacaaacacaaacacactttaatttaatttatgaaACACTTGAGAGACGAGAACATGGCCGAGTCAGCAAATAACCGAAAGCTTCTGGACCGTGTTGCATCATCAGAGTTTCTACTAAACACTTTATAATGTTAAATCCAGCTatgtaaacaggaaatgagTGTTGCATCATGAGCTCGAACATTACGTccaataataacatttttaggagtaaaataataaagagaaaTGAACTTAACTAAATATCTGAACATACTTTAACTCATTTAACcttttaaatactgttcatGCTCTCATAATGAGTCTCTGTAATAATGTTTTTCATCAGTTAATCAATAAACTGCTGATTAAACGTTAATGAAGCTGCCAGAGTTCATTCATCAGGACAAACGAACatattatgtatatatgttaCATGACAGAACCACAATAATTATAaagttatattatttatgtgAAGAATTGTGTAATAGTGTTTTTCAGATTTAACCAGAAacagctctctgtgtgtatgagctgcaaaattttttttttaaaagtattaaaaatcaaaataaatcaagttttaatgcaaacagattaaataagtgtgtttttactgtatttcagtGTGAAAATGGGTCGAATTTAACCTTAATAATACGAGCGAGTTAATGCCATTTATCTCTAATGTGTTTAAATAATAAACCAATcaagtaaaaagtaaagtaaaatgcATTAATAAAGCACTTTTTGTACATTTAAGTAAGTGTTTTATatcagcaagaaaaaacatgaaaatacttAAACCAGACTTAAACATGTTCTCAGCTTGTGGTCCCCACTTGGTAGCTGTACAGTTATGGTCCCTGTTTGGTACTGtatacgtgtatgtgtgtgtgtatgtgtgtgtgtgtgtgtgtgtgtgtgtgtgtgtacaatgaAGTGAAGGTAAAACCAGACTTTAAAATGCTCTCATGATTCATTTAAATTatgcattatcattattattactaaattATGGTCCCTGTTTGGTaatgtatacgtgtgtgtgtgtgtgtgtgtgtgtgtgtgtgtgtgtgtgtgtgtgtgtgtgtgtgtgtgtgtgtgtgtgtgtgtgtgtgtgtgtgtacaatgaAGTGAAGCTAAAACCAGACTTTAAAATGCTCTCTCAGGATtcatttaactttattattatcattattattactattattattattattggcatGTAATCATTGATCCTGCAGTGCTGTTTAAATCACGAGGAGCGCTCGTTTTAACCCCCGGCTcctccctgcccccccccccccattccgcccccccccccccctcccccgcagGCCAAAGTGACGACGGAGCTGAGCCAAGTCCTGGACGAGGAGGAGAAGCGATGGATGGAGACGCTGCACATCGAGGAGTACCAGATCACGCTGGCCAAGACCGTCATACAGGTACGGGCTGTTACCGTGGTTACCGCGGCAGCTCggtgtgtcccccccccccccaactcggTTTAAATAGAGCTCATTGAATCAGTGAAATGTTACGTAAAGGTGGATTCCGCTGCGTTTTTTTGTCCACTGATTGTTTTCTGGGTCTGTCCTTCAACTGCAGCCAAAGTCAACAGCGagcacttcctctctctctctctctctctctctctctctctctctctctctctctctctctctctctctctctctctctctctctctctctctctctctctctctctcagtcacacacacacacacacacacacacacacacacacacacacacagagtcctcATTCATTACACGGAAACCAGCTGCTGTCCTCAAGTGGtcaaacaaaggaaaacaagacGGAGCAGAGAGAAGTTtcctcattaaaacacattcatgGATTCAAATATCTTAACTTTATTATCAAGTTCCCATTTAACTCGAGGAACATGTAGACAGTTAATTAAACACGAGATGCGGGTTCAGTTCGATATATTTGAGTTtagattagtgtgtgtgtgtatatgtgtgtgtgtgagtttaagATAGAGATGGATTTCAGATTGTTACGATTCCTCTAAAGTCAGGTTTATAATACTGAATACCGAAGTTCTGCGTCGTGGTTCGAATGACGAAACATGCAGTCCTAaaatcctcttcttcttcttcttcttcttcttctccttgtcGTGTTTGTGACTCTTTGTCAGAGGCTGCAGGTCGATCTGGAGCGTTCGGCATCCATCAACAGGAGTTTGGGCTCCAGAGTAGCTCAGTGCAGCCTGAACGGCCTCGCTGACTTCCtctacaggtacacacacacatatacacacatacacacatacacacacatatacacacccatatatacacacatatatatatatatatacacatatatacacacacatacacacacacatatacacatatatatacacatatacacacatacacacatatatacacacccatatatacacacatgtatatatatatacacacacacacacatatacacatatatatacacatacacacatatatatacacacagacagagacacacatatatatacacatatatacacacacacacacacacacacacacacacatatacacacacacacacagacacacacatgcacacatatacacagacacacacacacgcacacatacacacacacatatacacacatatagacacacacacatatacacacacacacacacacatatacacacacacacacagacacacatacacacacactctcacacacacagacacatatacacacacagacagacacacacacacatatacacagacacacacacatacacacacacatatacacacacataaacacacacatatacatagacacacacacacacactcacagacacacacacacagagacacacacgcacacacacacatatacacacacacacacatacacacacatatacacacacacacacacatacacacacacacacatatacacaggcacacacacacacacacacacacacacacacacacatcagaggtTTAACAGAGaataactttattaacactACGAGCTCATTTATAACCCGAACATTAAAGTTTTTATTCCGATGTGATGACGAAGCTTCTCGTGGGTTTCTTTAGTTTCCAGCGTAAAGTGGAAATGTTCCACGAGGGGATGCAGAGCGGCATGTTCGGAGACAACGAGGACGGATACGTGTCCAAAACCATCGCTCTGGTCAACTGCTGCCCTCCATTCAggtacaaacactcacagctactcattaggaaggaaggaaggaaggaaggaagggagggagggagaaaggaaggaaggaaaggaggaagggagggagaaaggagggagggaagaagggaggaggaaggaaaggaggaacactTACATCTATTATCTCCTGTAGTTTTAACCCTgatcaaggaagggagggagggaagaaggaaggaagggagggagggagggaggaaggaaagaaggaaggaaggaaggaaggaaaggaggatgggagggacggagaaaggaaggaaggaaggataaagaaagaaagaaggaaggaagggaggaaggtaggagggaaggaaagaaggaagaaaagggaaagaaggaagaaaggagggaggacggaaggaaggaagaaaaggagggagaaaggaaggaaggacagaggagggagggaaggaagggagggagggaaggaggaacacTCACAGCTACTCATTACTGCCATCTGCCTGTCACCTGAGGTATTACATCTATTAACTCCTttagt contains:
- the LOC128360008 gene encoding exocyst complex component 3-like protein 2, whose protein sequence is MSSNQGVSTAGTFPGDFEELRNQTLILVPIERCKKVPALRNQTLILVPIERFQVLKGSRSEEPDTDLSTYRTVPVLEILQLVKKRDLFLADSHILELEQECNEADRDAVTQPEDSLSPSVKDGGRRKAKDVELLYEELQKELWAVVRESLRSPTAGPNLGLVVQVLQQEEQADKDWASSPCSSRPRRLKQRWKEAVEEAADGSLPQRAEFTAGELAGYLDRLRARVVEDLGAANRNVVSIYPEEYQPFQVYVQSYHQAVARRLQAITDNQLEITDIYSLLDWLHNIYNRDVLGTVCITSPFSRSQLSPLLPSETVDRLELDCLNSVRAKVTTELSQVLDEEEKRWMETLHIEEYQITLAKTVIQRLQVDLERSASINRSLGSRVAQCSLNGLADFLYSFQRKVEMFHEGMQSGMFGDNEDGYVSKTIALVNCCPPFRGFVQRCAQCDTSVSEDSLRRANKALDHIVQQGVRVLSERLYLHIRPFFERLVKRKWLSNTEPYEQIETLIKEYFKKYHRMDSPPYQLLVAEVHRRVVTEYLRSVMRGRIICTSMKMRKRMAGRLRDEGKQIKVLFKDLESPSSWLDSALSHISEIIQLEDVPSIQMEVGVLVREFPDVRKKHVSAILNIRGMTRQAERQEIINIVKDIESTDGGGSIRMSRDRALFAEVPVTSEVHCLNVGLSRIALTASSCFSSLRPRRPKARTPVQDNPDDGL